One genomic region from Thermoleptolyngbya sichuanensis A183 encodes:
- a CDS encoding metallophosphoesterase family protein: MGNRRIFIGDVHGHYDGLMRLLEVIAPDARDQVYFLGDLIDRGPKSAQVVSFVRRQGYVSLLGNHEQMLLEVMPHGKLSYQALQAWLFSGGQTTMQSYGKSDDLLMEHVTWMRSLPTHLDLGDIWLSHAGMHPALSVADHTAQEYCWVRDEFHSMTRPYFPDKLIITGHTITFTLPNVPPGAIAQGQGWLDIDTGAYHPRSGWLTGLDHTHQRVYQVNVQTQESRVLPLAEASVQIDPARVMARRRQPMTLEALTKPV, translated from the coding sequence GTGGGCAATCGGCGCATTTTTATTGGAGACGTACACGGGCACTATGATGGCTTGATGCGCCTGCTAGAGGTGATCGCCCCAGACGCAAGGGATCAGGTCTACTTTCTTGGAGATCTGATCGATCGAGGGCCCAAAAGCGCGCAGGTGGTTTCCTTTGTGCGGCGGCAGGGCTACGTTTCGCTGCTGGGAAACCACGAGCAAATGCTGCTAGAGGTCATGCCCCACGGCAAGCTCTCCTATCAGGCGCTACAGGCGTGGCTATTTAGCGGTGGACAGACCACGATGCAGAGCTATGGCAAATCTGACGACCTGCTGATGGAACATGTGACCTGGATGCGATCGCTCCCCACCCACCTCGACTTGGGCGACATCTGGCTGTCTCATGCAGGAATGCACCCCGCCCTGTCCGTCGCCGACCATACTGCCCAAGAATATTGCTGGGTGCGCGACGAGTTTCATAGCATGACCCGTCCCTATTTCCCCGACAAGCTCATTATTACTGGGCACACGATTACCTTTACGTTGCCCAACGTGCCGCCAGGGGCGATCGCCCAAGGGCAGGGCTGGCTTGATATCGACACTGGAGCCTACCATCCCCGCAGCGGCTGGCTCACCGGGCTGGACCATACCCACCAGCGGGTGTACCAGGTGAACGTGCAAACTCAGGAATCGCGAGTGCTGCCCCTAGCAGAAGCCTCTGTGCAAATTGACCCAGCCCGCGTGATGGCTCGCCGCCGCCAGCCGATGACCCTGGAGGCGCTGACTAAGCCTGTATAG